DNA sequence from the Candidatus Hydrogenedentota bacterium genome:
ACGAGTACCTGGCGAAGCCGTTTAAGGTCGACCAGATGTTGGAGAAAGTGCGCGAGCTTCTCGGGCGCGGCCGCATCGTAGAATAGCGTACCGGCACGAAGGAGGCATCATGCCTGCCGGCACACCCCGCGGTGGCATCGAGTGGAGAATCCTGAAGTCGATTCTCCTGATCGGCGCGCTGCCGCTCATCGTCGCCATCGTCGGCCTGCTTATCGCCGCCCGAGGGCAGACGTCGGCTGTCAAAGAGAATCTGTCCATCGCGGCCGACACGACATCGTACGGCCTTCGCAACGCGGCGAGCATCCGCCTGGAAGCGCTGGACCGTCTTGCCCGGAACCCGCGAATCGTCGGCGCTTTGATTCCAAGCGGTCCGGATGGCAAACCCTCCATACTGAGTTCGAGCCAGGCGAAGTTCGACGTCCGCGATTTCCTGGGCCGGCGAACGGACATTGATTACCCCGAGAGTTCGATGTCGGTATATGCCCTGTACGACGCAAAGGGGGACTTTGTTGATGGCACGGACGTAATAAACGATGGCGATCGCCCGTCGCACCCGGCATGGGTGTGGAGCGTACAGACGCCGCGATTCATGGACCTGGAATTCGTGCCCGACCAAGACCGCTATCTGGCGCAGGCGGTTGCGCCCGTGTTCTCCCCGACCAAATCGGAACGCATCGGTTTCGTAGCGGAAACGTTCGACATCACGCCGCTGCTCATGTACGGGCTGGGCTACGATCCGCGGCGTGACTCGACTCCGCCGGTGGGAGATCACTACCGGCTCGTCTCGCCGAACGAAACCGGCGAAGTCGTCGCCTGGCGGCTCGAACCGACGGCCAATGCCGAATCGCCGAAATTCGTTCGCGAATCCCTCGAGGCGGACTTCGGGACATACATGCTCGATCCGGCGCGCGGGGCCAGTGGCACCGCCGTCGTGTCCCGAATGCTCGCCGACGCCCCGGCGCTCGCAACGTTCATCGCGTACAACCGAATTTTCGACGACTACCCGCTCTTCGTGCTCGTCAGCCGGCCCGCTTCCATGGTCTACGCGCCGATTTGGTTCTGGTCGATCTTGGCCATCGCGGCATGCGCGCTGTCGATTGGCTTCTTTTACCTCAATGCGTACCGCAATGTGCACAACAACATAGTGCGCCCCGTGCTCCTGCTTAACGAGGGCGCGCAGATCATCGAGCGCGGCGACCTCGAACTCAAGCTCAAAATCGGCACCGGTGACGAAATCGAAGAGCTCGCAATGTCGTTCAACAAAATGGCGCTCGCGCTCAAGCGAAATATTCGGCAATTGGAGGAATCCGAGGAAAAGTATCGCGGCCTCGTCGATTCAATGCGCGACGGAATCTTCCAGGCCGATCTCGATGGTGTCATCGGTTTCGTGAACCCGGCGGCGGCGGAAATCCTCGGCTTCGAGTCGCAGGACGACGCAATCGGCACGAACATTCGCACGTTGTTCCGGGAAGTGGACGAGGTCGCCAGCTTCTTCTCCGAGCTCAAGGAGAAGGGATTCGTCGAGCGGTCGCGCATTTGGATGCAACGTTCCGACGAACGCGCCACCTGCGTCGAACTTTCCGGTAACCTGCTCCACGACGAAGACCGGAAGCCCAACGGCATCGAGGGCATCTTCCGTGACGTCACGAAGAACATTCGTCTCGAACGCGATGCGCGCGACCGCGCCGAGCGCCTCAGCGTCATCAGTCAGATTGCGAACGTGATTAATTCGAGCCTGGAAGCGGGACGCCTCTACGAGAGCCTAGTCGTCGAAGTGAAGAAGTTGATCGACTTCGATTACGCGGAATTGGCGCTGCTGGACGACGAAGGCGACCGCTTTGAGGCGCAGGCGCTTTGGCCCGAACATTCCGCGCCCGCGCGCGAATACACCGTGAGCCACGATGACAGTGTTTCCGCGCGCGTCTTGAAGACCGGCGAATGCCTCATCATGGCCGATCTGAACGCCTCGGGCTCCCCGGTAAACGGCCATTTTGCGCCGGGCCTGCGCAGTTGCGTGAGCGTTCCGCTCTTCGCAACGGGCCGGATTATCGGTACCCTGAACCTCGGCGCGCAACGGATTGACGCGTTCACGCAGCACGACGTTGACGTGCTCCAGCAAATGGCCCCTCACATCGCCGTCGCCATCCGCAATGCCCAGTTGCTCGAAAACCTCCAGCAATCGCTCGAAGAAGTGACGCTGGCGCGGGAGAAGTTGCACGAAGCCAACGAAGAACTTAAGACCTTGGATGAGATGAAAACCAACCTGCTCTCCAACGTGTCGCATGAACTGCGGACGCCGCTCGTTTCCGTCATGGGCTATACGGACATGATCATCAACGGCAAGGCGGGCCCTGTGAACGCGGAACAGAAGGAGTATCTCGGAATAAGCCTGCGCAATATCGAAAAACTGGTCACCTTGATCGAGAACCTGCTCGACTTTTCGCGGCTGCATCGAGGAACGGAGACCATTGTCTTCGACGAATTCGACCTGCGCGATTGCGCGAAGGCGAGCATGCAGGTCATTCAGCCCGTGGCCGACAGCCGCGGGATTAAGCTCGAACTGAAAGCGCCGGCCGAACCCGTCCTGGTGGAAGGCGACAAGAGCAAGCTCGGCCAGGTGTTTACGAACCTGTTGTCCAATGCCGTGAAATTCAACAAGGCGGACGGGAGCATCGTCGTCGAATTCACAATAAAAGACGACTGTGTCCATGCGGCGGTCCACGATACAGGAATCGGAATTCCGCAGGAAGCGCTGGACAAGGTATTCACGCGTTTCTACCAATATGACAGCTCTTCCACGCGCAAGTACGGCGGCACGGGCATTGGTCTCTCCATTTCGCAGGACATAGCGCGACTCCACGGAACCCGCATTACCGTCTCGAGCGAGGTAGGGAAGGGGAGTACGTTCCGGTTCGTGCTGCCGCTCGCGGGAGTCCGTCGCGCGGATATGCGGGACACCGGCGGCGAAGGCGAAGCGCCGGGTACGCGTCTGCTCGTCGAGCTCGTGACGCTGGACCGCGCGTTGAGCGCGCAAGTGCGCACGTTGTTGCAGTCCGAAGGCATGGATGTAATCCACGCCCTTGATGCGCAACATGGCATCAACCTCGCCCAGCGTCACAGCCCCGACTGCTTGCTCGTCGACTGCGCGACGGAGGACGATGCGGCCTCGTCTCCGCTCTTGGACGCGCTGCTGGCCGACAAGTCGGCGGGCGATATTCCGATTATCATGATGACCGGCGACGAAGAACTCTACGCGCGGTATCGGTCGCTTGTCGCGTCCCGCGTCAAGCGCAGTTTCAGAAAAAGTTCGCTTCTCAGCGGAATTCAATACGCCATCGGCCAAAGCCTGTCGACCGGTGAACCGCTCGGGCATAAGGTGTTGTGCGTCGACGACGATCCCGAAGTCCTTCGGTTCATCGAGCGTTGCCTCGAGGCCGAGGGCTTCGACGTTGTCACCTGCGTCTCGGGTGAACAGGCCCTACGGCTCGCACTCACCCGCGAATTCGGCGTAGTACTCATGGACATCGCCATGCCCGGCATGGATGGGTGGGAGGCATGCAGGCGGCTTAAACGCGATCATACGTTGACGGGCATCAAAGTGTTCATGGTGACTGCAAAACCCGTGGACAGCACTTCGTCGCGATACCGTGACTACGGGGCGGACGGGTATTTGCTCAAGCCGTTCCACGCCGAAGACCTGCTCGAACTTGTCCAGTCGGTTGCCACGCCGCGGATGGTGCGCGAGGTCTGATCGAAGTGATGTCCCATGTTCCCCCCGGCAAGATCGGCCGGCCGTTCCCGACCCTGCTGCGCTACAACCGCAAGTACTGGCGCGCATACGTCGCGGGTCTCGTTCTGGCGATGTTCTTCTCGCTGGTGGGCCTTGCCATGCCGATGGTGCTGGGCCATATGGTCGATCGGTTCACCGTACAGGCGCTTACGCGGCCGATGCTGGTGGTGTATTGCGGTGCCCTGATCGGATTGGGGATCGTCACCGGTGTCGCCCGCTACTTCGAGCGAACGCTCATAATTGGCGCGTCGCGCCGGTTCGAATTCGATCTGCGCAACGACTATTTCCTCGCCGTTCAATCGCAGGCGCGCGAGTTTTTCACTAGAACTCCAACGGGCGAGATTCTGGCCCGCGCGTCGAACGACATCGCCTACGTACGCGAACTGATTGGCCCGGGCGTAATGGGCACCGTAGACATGCTGCGCCTTCCGTTCACGCTCGCCGTGATGGTGTATTACAGCGCAACCTTGACCTTGGTCGCGTGTATACCGCTCCCGGTCGTTTCGCTGCTGGTCTATCTGTTTATCACCTACATGCACAAGCAGTCGCAAATCGTACAGGACCAGTTCGGCGTGGTGACGACGAAGGTGCAGGAGAACCTCGCGGGGGCGCGCGTCGTCCAGGCGTACGGCACCGGGGATATCGAAATCGCCGCGTTTGGAAAGGAATCCGGCAAATACATGCGGGAGAGCATCAAGCTCTCGGTCGTAATGTCGTTCGCCTGGCCCGTGATCGGGATGATGGTGGGCGCGGTCATGCTGCTCGTTATTTGGTGGGGCGGAGGCATGGTGCTTGACGGCGCAATCGTGTCGCGGCCCGCGTGTACTGACGCGGGAATTGCGCTCGATCGTGTGCCGTTCACGCTCGGCGATTTCACGGCGTTCATGGCCTGCCTGCTGCTGCTGGCGTGGCCCCTGGCGGAGTTTGGGTGGGTGATGACCCTGTACCAGCGCGGGGCCGTAAGCATGAAGCGAATTTCGGAGTACATGGCAAGAACTCCCGCCATCCGCGATACGGCAATGACGGACCACTCTATTACTTCGATTCGCGGGGCAATCGAGTTCGACGGTGTGCGGCTCGATTACGATGGGCGCACGGCGCTGCGAGACGTTTCGTTCGCCGTGCAACCGGGTCAAACGGTGGCATTTGTCGGCCCGACGGGATCCGGCAAAACGTCCATCGTCTCGCTGCTGACGCGAGAGTACGAACCGGCTGGCGGTATCGTGCGCGTGGATGGAGTGGATATTCGAACCCTCCCGCTGCAGACGCTGCGATCGGGAATTGCATATGTGCCGCAAGACACCTTTCTCTTCTCCGACACGATCCGCGCGAACCTTACCTTCGGGCGGCCGGATGCGGAGCAGGACGAGGTCGACTACGCTGCCGACGTCGCACAACTCACCGAGACCGTCAATTCGTTTCCGAACCGGTACGAAACGCTGCTTGGCGAACGCGGGGTCAATCTCTCGGGCGGTCAGAAGCAGCGCCTCGCCATTGCACGGGCAGTTGTTATGGATGCCCCCATCTTGATTCTCGACGATGCGCTGTCGAGCGTGGACACGCACACGGAAGAACAAATTCTGCAGCGCCTCATGGATGTCCTCACTCAACGCACCAGCATCATCATCTCGCATCGTGTTTCGACCGTGCAGCACGCGGACCTCATTCTCGTGCTGCGCGACGGACGCATCGCCGAGCGCGGCACGCACGAACAACTCCTCGCGCTGGGAGGTCAATACGCGGAGATGCACGAGCGGCAACTGTTGGAAGAAGAACTGGAGACGACCGCGTGAGCGCAGGATTCCACACAGAAGACGAGGCTCACGAACGCGCTTACGACGCGCGCCTGATGCGGCGTCTGTTGGGATACGTCAGGCCATTTGCCGGCTGGTTTGCCGTGGCCGTCGTGTTGCTTTTCGTTGCATCGGTGCTCGGCAACTTTACGCCGCTCATCATGATGAACGCGATTGACACCTACGTGAACAATCCCGAACGTATGCAGGCACAGCAAGCGCTTGCCGTTTCGGCAACGCCGGATGCCGCGGCGGTTGCGCAACTCGAACAACTGAAACTGGAAGACCGCCGCGGATTGTCCCGGCTTATGCTGCTCATTGGCGGGCTGTTCCTGGCCGAGTCGGCGTTTCGATACGCCCAAATGGTCATCGTCGCGTGGATTGGCCAGAAAACGATGTTCGAGATGCGTATGCGCATCTTCGCGCACCTCCAGAACATGTCCTTGCGGTTCTTGGATAAGAACCCGCTCGGCCGCCTGATGACGCGCGTGACCAACGACGTGGAAAAGGTGCAAGCGACAATCGTCGCCGGAGTCGAACAAACCATCAGCGACATGTTCACCATTGTCGTCGTTGTCGTCTTTATGGTGTGGACCAACTGGCAGATCGCAGCGATCGTCCTTTCGACGATTCCGTTCGTCTTCGTTACGGGCATGGTTTTTCGCAGGTATGCGCGGCGGTCTTATCTTGAAGTGCGGCGTAAGGTGGCGAAGCTGAACGCGTACATGCAGGAAATCGTCAGCGGCATGCGGGTGGTCCAGGTGTTCCGTCAGGAGGCGCGCTGTTACGAGCAGTTCCGCGTCATCAACGCCGAGCACCGCGACGAATGGTTCCGGCAGATTCGAAACTTCGCAATCTACTATCCCGTGATCGATTTTCTGGGCACATTGGCGCTTGCGCTGATCATCCTGTATCACGGATGGGAAGTGCTCGGACTTCAGGCGACGGGGCAAGACGTTGTGCAGGTGGGACTTTTCTTCGCGTACCTGCAATGGGCGGAACGCCTGTACGGCCCAATCCGGGCGCTGACCGATCGGTACAATGTACTGCTTGAGGCGATGGCGTCGTCCGAGCGCATCTTCACGCTGCTCGATACACCGGAGGACATCCCAAACAAACCCAATGCGATCAGGCCCTCGATGTTTCAGGGCCGCGTCGAGTTCCGCGACGTATGGTTCGGATACGACCCCGAGCTTCCCGTATTGAAAGGGATCAATCTGACGATCGAGCCGGGCCAGCGCGTCGCCATCGTCGGTCATACTGGCGCGGGGAAGACGACATTTATCAATCTGCTGAGCCGGTTCTACGATATTCAACGCGGAAGCATATTGATTGACGGCAAGGATGTGCGCGACTACGACAAGACCGAACTACGCAAACGAATCGGCATCGTGTTGCAGGATGTGTTCCTTTTTTCGGGGACCATCCGGGACAACATCACCTTGGGCAGTCCGGGAATCAGCGATGACGCAGTCCGCGGGTGCGCGGCACACGTAAACGCGGCGTCGTTCATCGAATCGCTGCCGGGCCAGTACGACTTCGCAGTCGGCGAGCGCGGCTGCAATCTGTCCACGGGCCAGCGCCAACTGCTGGCTTTCGCGCGCGCACTCGCGCACGACCCGCAGATTCTCGTGCTGGACGAGGCGACCTCGAGCGTGGATACGGCGACCGAGGCCTTGATTCAGGACGCGATTGTGAAACTGATGGACGAGCGCACCTCAATCGTCATTGCGCACCGCCTTTCGACGGTGCAACACGCGGACCGGATCGTGGTAATGCACCACGGCGAAATCCGTGAGGTGGGCACCCATCAGGAACTGCTGGCGCATCGCGGCCTCTACTATACGCTCTATCGGTTGCAGTATAAGGATCAGCCGGAAGCGGCCTAAGCTACGGCGAGTATGGATTTGCTCCGCGCGCGGGGCGCCACCCGAACCACGAGAGGAACCGGTAACGCAGAATCATTCCGATCATCGACATGCCGAGGAAGAAAGCCTTCACCTTACTGCCGGTAACGGAGGACTCGCCGACGCGCCGCTTGTAGTTGACCGGTATCTCGATAAAATGGATTCCGTTCAGGATGACGATGAGCAGCATCTGCGGGCCGAACGCAGACCCGCCGATGGAGAAGTAGGGCGCGATCTTTTCGTACGCGTCACGGCGAAAGAGCCGCATCGAACAACCGACGTCGGTGAGCAACGTCGTGTTGAACAGAAACTCGACCAACTTGCCAACGGCCCAATTGCCCCATTTAAGGAAGATGCCCATGTTCGCGCCTTCCCACACGAATTCGCGTTGCGTGCGCGTGCCAAAAACGACGGGCACGTCGTCGGAGTACGCGAGCATCTTGATGACGTCGTGCCCGGAGAAGGTGCCGTCCGGCTCGGCGATAATCAGTATCTCGCCGGTGGCTTCGGCAAGGCCTTTCCAGATCGCGTGGCCATAGCCCTGCCGCTTTTCGTACACGAGGCGGGCCCTCGTCTGTTTCACCTCGTCGTCCGTGCCCTCCGCCGCGTTGTTGTTCACGACGACGACCTCGTCGACATGGCCGGTCGCGAAGAAATCCTCGATCGCGGTGCGGATCGAGTCCCTTTCGTTATACGTGGGGAAAATGACGGAGACGGACTTGTAATGCCACATGCGCGAATTCTACCAGAACGTGTAAAGATAGGATTCCATCAGCCATGTTTGAAACAAAAGGAACGCAAAGGTCATGGCCAATGGTTGGAGCGAGCGAGCCTTGACGCCGAGTTCGTCCAACAGGTGCGCTGCGGGAATCACGATAAATGGGAAAACATACATTGCAGAGCGTTCGCCTTCGCCGCGCGCGAGATAAAGCGGCGATAGGACGAAGAGCGTAAGCAAGAACACGATGAATAACGGCTTGCTGGCGGACGATGGCTTCCAAACACGCCACAGGAACAAAAGCGACGTCGGTATGCCGGCGTAGAAGATCCAACACAGCGGGTTGAAAAACTTGAACGCCCAGGAGGGGTACCGCGGCTGTGTCTTGTCTACGTTGACCTGGTCTTCGAGAAACTGCGCGTGACTCAGGCGGAAGCATTCAATGACGTCGAAGCCGGTGAGCAGGCGTACGGCGCCGTGAAAAAGTAGGAACGAGGCGAGCATCACAACTGCGGTCTTGATTACGCTTGCCCGCGTGGTCGAGGCCGATAACCGCCAGAGACCGACAAACGCGAAGAAAGAGCCGAGCGTCAACAGCGAGAAGGACGATAACGAGAGCAACGCGTACATAATCCCCGCGCCGATAGCGTAGCGCGGGGAGTTTCGGTGGACCGCGCGCCAGAAGTAGAGAAGCGTCAGGAATACCATCGGCATGAACAAGATGTCCGCGCTGGTCGCGGTGAACATGACAATGGACGGCACGAGTGCGTAGAACGCGCAACAAGTCAATGCAACACGCTGATTTGTCATGTCCCGCACCCACGCGAATAGGGGAAGCACCGCGAGACTGCCCACGGCCATTGTGCCAATGGATAACACGAGCGCGTCGCGCGTAAGCAAAAACGAGGACATAACCCACAGGATGACGACCGGCCCCGGTGGATGCACCTTGGCGTGCATCGATAGCATCGGATGAATTTCGTTGTACGTTCGCAGGAGTCCAAGGATCGAAACGCCTTTGCCGATATCGTCCACA
Encoded proteins:
- a CDS encoding response regulator translates to MPAGTPRGGIEWRILKSILLIGALPLIVAIVGLLIAARGQTSAVKENLSIAADTTSYGLRNAASIRLEALDRLARNPRIVGALIPSGPDGKPSILSSSQAKFDVRDFLGRRTDIDYPESSMSVYALYDAKGDFVDGTDVINDGDRPSHPAWVWSVQTPRFMDLEFVPDQDRYLAQAVAPVFSPTKSERIGFVAETFDITPLLMYGLGYDPRRDSTPPVGDHYRLVSPNETGEVVAWRLEPTANAESPKFVRESLEADFGTYMLDPARGASGTAVVSRMLADAPALATFIAYNRIFDDYPLFVLVSRPASMVYAPIWFWSILAIAACALSIGFFYLNAYRNVHNNIVRPVLLLNEGAQIIERGDLELKLKIGTGDEIEELAMSFNKMALALKRNIRQLEESEEKYRGLVDSMRDGIFQADLDGVIGFVNPAAAEILGFESQDDAIGTNIRTLFREVDEVASFFSELKEKGFVERSRIWMQRSDERATCVELSGNLLHDEDRKPNGIEGIFRDVTKNIRLERDARDRAERLSVISQIANVINSSLEAGRLYESLVVEVKKLIDFDYAELALLDDEGDRFEAQALWPEHSAPAREYTVSHDDSVSARVLKTGECLIMADLNASGSPVNGHFAPGLRSCVSVPLFATGRIIGTLNLGAQRIDAFTQHDVDVLQQMAPHIAVAIRNAQLLENLQQSLEEVTLAREKLHEANEELKTLDEMKTNLLSNVSHELRTPLVSVMGYTDMIINGKAGPVNAEQKEYLGISLRNIEKLVTLIENLLDFSRLHRGTETIVFDEFDLRDCAKASMQVIQPVADSRGIKLELKAPAEPVLVEGDKSKLGQVFTNLLSNAVKFNKADGSIVVEFTIKDDCVHAAVHDTGIGIPQEALDKVFTRFYQYDSSSTRKYGGTGIGLSISQDIARLHGTRITVSSEVGKGSTFRFVLPLAGVRRADMRDTGGEGEAPGTRLLVELVTLDRALSAQVRTLLQSEGMDVIHALDAQHGINLAQRHSPDCLLVDCATEDDAASSPLLDALLADKSAGDIPIIMMTGDEELYARYRSLVASRVKRSFRKSSLLSGIQYAIGQSLSTGEPLGHKVLCVDDDPEVLRFIERCLEAEGFDVVTCVSGEQALRLALTREFGVVLMDIAMPGMDGWEACRRLKRDHTLTGIKVFMVTAKPVDSTSSRYRDYGADGYLLKPFHAEDLLELVQSVATPRMVREV
- a CDS encoding ABC transporter ATP-binding protein — translated: MMSHVPPGKIGRPFPTLLRYNRKYWRAYVAGLVLAMFFSLVGLAMPMVLGHMVDRFTVQALTRPMLVVYCGALIGLGIVTGVARYFERTLIIGASRRFEFDLRNDYFLAVQSQAREFFTRTPTGEILARASNDIAYVRELIGPGVMGTVDMLRLPFTLAVMVYYSATLTLVACIPLPVVSLLVYLFITYMHKQSQIVQDQFGVVTTKVQENLAGARVVQAYGTGDIEIAAFGKESGKYMRESIKLSVVMSFAWPVIGMMVGAVMLLVIWWGGGMVLDGAIVSRPACTDAGIALDRVPFTLGDFTAFMACLLLLAWPLAEFGWVMTLYQRGAVSMKRISEYMARTPAIRDTAMTDHSITSIRGAIEFDGVRLDYDGRTALRDVSFAVQPGQTVAFVGPTGSGKTSIVSLLTREYEPAGGIVRVDGVDIRTLPLQTLRSGIAYVPQDTFLFSDTIRANLTFGRPDAEQDEVDYAADVAQLTETVNSFPNRYETLLGERGVNLSGGQKQRLAIARAVVMDAPILILDDALSSVDTHTEEQILQRLMDVLTQRTSIIISHRVSTVQHADLILVLRDGRIAERGTHEQLLALGGQYAEMHERQLLEEELETTA
- a CDS encoding ABC transporter ATP-binding protein codes for the protein MSAGFHTEDEAHERAYDARLMRRLLGYVRPFAGWFAVAVVLLFVASVLGNFTPLIMMNAIDTYVNNPERMQAQQALAVSATPDAAAVAQLEQLKLEDRRGLSRLMLLIGGLFLAESAFRYAQMVIVAWIGQKTMFEMRMRIFAHLQNMSLRFLDKNPLGRLMTRVTNDVEKVQATIVAGVEQTISDMFTIVVVVVFMVWTNWQIAAIVLSTIPFVFVTGMVFRRYARRSYLEVRRKVAKLNAYMQEIVSGMRVVQVFRQEARCYEQFRVINAEHRDEWFRQIRNFAIYYPVIDFLGTLALALIILYHGWEVLGLQATGQDVVQVGLFFAYLQWAERLYGPIRALTDRYNVLLEAMASSERIFTLLDTPEDIPNKPNAIRPSMFQGRVEFRDVWFGYDPELPVLKGINLTIEPGQRVAIVGHTGAGKTTFINLLSRFYDIQRGSILIDGKDVRDYDKTELRKRIGIVLQDVFLFSGTIRDNITLGSPGISDDAVRGCAAHVNAASFIESLPGQYDFAVGERGCNLSTGQRQLLAFARALAHDPQILVLDEATSSVDTATEALIQDAIVKLMDERTSIVIAHRLSTVQHADRIVVMHHGEIREVGTHQELLAHRGLYYTLYRLQYKDQPEAA
- a CDS encoding glycosyltransferase family 2 protein, whose protein sequence is MWHYKSVSVIFPTYNERDSIRTAIEDFFATGHVDEVVVVNNNAAEGTDDEVKQTRARLVYEKRQGYGHAIWKGLAEATGEILIIAEPDGTFSGHDVIKMLAYSDDVPVVFGTRTQREFVWEGANMGIFLKWGNWAVGKLVEFLFNTTLLTDVGCSMRLFRRDAYEKIAPYFSIGGSAFGPQMLLIVILNGIHFIEIPVNYKRRVGESSVTGSKVKAFFLGMSMIGMILRYRFLSWFGWRPARGANPYSP
- a CDS encoding glycosyltransferase family 39 protein yields the protein MRSPDQFVDEYGPRSASRLFSLYTICFAWYVFAIILLQTLGVEPLYMQLTPFYANLFPASRIGGVTTAAFLLGLILFAVLRRAGGAPISRHIRFGMLVVAVTMLLALQLVAVLARTETTLGEFWADFRWHLPMLIVVTAAATAAVRWLRRVNWWEDELSNKTAWRVAIALSIFAFALAGSVAMIRGGFDGIAEAYSRGSYEYVDDIGKGVSILGLLRTYNEIHPMLSMHAKVHPPGPVVILWVMSSFLLTRDALVLSIGTMAVGSLAVLPLFAWVRDMTNQRVALTCCAFYALVPSIVMFTATSADILFMPMVFLTLLYFWRAVHRNSPRYAIGAGIMYALLSLSSFSLLTLGSFFAFVGLWRLSASTTRASVIKTAVVMLASFLLFHGAVRLLTGFDVIECFRLSHAQFLEDQVNVDKTQPRYPSWAFKFFNPLCWIFYAGIPTSLLFLWRVWKPSSASKPLFIVFLLTLFVLSPLYLARGEGERSAMYVFPFIVIPAAHLLDELGVKARSLQPLAMTFAFLLFQTWLMESYLYTFW